The following nucleotide sequence is from Roseivirga sp. BDSF3-8.
TATAAAAATGTATGAGCGGCATACATTTTATGTGCTTTCCGGAAATTAGTAGGGAAGGCTGAGTTTTTTGAAAATGAAATGCATAAGCCAGGCGGGGCCTATGAGTAGAAACTGCAGGTCTTTAAGGAAGGATGGCTTTTTACCCTCCACCTTATGTCCGTAAAACTGACCTACCCAAGCCAGGAAAAAGATAGTGAGGCAAATAGCCCATAGAGGAGCCAGGGCCACTTGGTCCAGTAGAAATACTCCGTACAGGCAGATAGCAGACCATACTACCATACCAAAAAAGAGAGGAGGAGATAAAGTAAGGTAGTAAACCAGTACCAGCAGAAGTATCACAGTGGCCCAGTTGGCAAATGCCCCCGCCCATGGAAAGGCTTCTGAAAGAAGTGTAGAGGGAATAGACCAAACCAACCCTACGATACTGAAAAATATCAGCGGTACACATATCCAATGGATCAGCTTGTTGGTTTCATTGCGATGGCTCTCCCCGTATTCGGAAAGAAGTTGATCTATTTTTCTCATGGTTATTAGGTCTACTTATTCAATATATAGCTTTCAAACACCAATTTTACTATCATAATATAGCATAAAACAGTCAAAAATGCACCCTGAATGCATATGTATGAATCCGACCGTTTATGCAGATTTCACCTTTGTGCGTACTTTACTCCATTCTTTCACCTGCCAGTGTACTTTACCTGTAGTAAGCTGGTTGCCGGTTTTATCATGAATATGCACCTCACAGGTCACCACTACCGCATCGTGCCCTTTCAGTGGCTCCACTATCTTTTCCTGTATCCAGTCGTCTGATAGCTCAAACCGGGCAACCGCATCAGTTTTTCCTTGGTAATGATAATCCATCTCCAGTGTTTTCATGATGAGGCGGTACCGGCTGGCTGGCAGATGCCTTATCATAAGTATTCCTGTGGTAAACTCTGTGAGTGTGGCCAGGGCACAGGCATGCAACCCCCTGATATGGTTTAAATTACGCTTACGGTATGGGATAAAAGACACCACATGGTTACTTCCGATCTCCCGTATTTTGAAACCATGAGGTTTATTAAAAGGAATCATCCGGTCCAGGGCCAGATTCATGATCCGAAGCCAGAATCCGCTGGATTCGGCTTTTTCCATAAGCTTCTCAGGGTTCATCATAATTTTTTTTCAGGTAAAATTTTGCGCCTAATATACATGTATTATGTAGTTTGTGCTTTCTACCTGACCATCAGGTAAGGCTACACCATCAAAAAAAGTCTGCATAATGCTGAGTTTTTGGGAAAAACAATCTTTTGTAGAGTACGACTATGTGATAATAGGGGGCGGAATTACCGGCCTTTCTACTGCTATATCTATTAAAGAAAACGCCCCCAAAGCAAGGGTGGTAGTACTGGAAAGAGGTATTTTCCCGAGCGGTGCCAGTACCAAGAACGCGGGTTTTGCTTGCTTTGGATCTATAACCGAATTGCTAAACGACCTGAATACACTGGGTCCGGAGGAAACAAAAGAGCTGGTAACTGAACGGTGGGAAGGACTGAAAAAGCTAAGAAACCGGCTTGGGGAAAAAGAGATCGGCTACAAGGCACAGAATGGGTATGAACTTATTCGTGAGGCAGAAGAGTATGCCCTGGGAAAAATTGATGAGGTTAATGATCTGCTCATGCCCTTGTTTTACCAGGAGGTATTTACGGACAAACCCAAACTTCGGAAGAATTTTGGCTTCAGCAAAGACCACGTGCTTACCGTGGTGGAAAATAGCTTTGAAGGCCAGATAGATACTGGCAAAATGATGCGCCGGCTTATAGGGTATGCCTGTGAGCTTGGTGTGTTGCTGTTAACAGGTGCCGAGGTGCAAAGTCTCGAGGAGCACGCCGGGCATGTGGAGGTCATAGTGAAAAACACACCTACTAAGGATGACGTGCGGATCAAGGCAGATAAGGTGGCTTTGTGCACAAATGCCTTCTCCAAAAAGTTTCTGCCCGATATAGAAGTAGCACCGGGCCGGGGCTTGGTGCTGGTGACCAAGCCTTTTAAAAACCTCAAGTTCAAGGGTGTTTTTCACTATGATGAAGGATACTACTATTTCCGTGACTATAAAGACCGTGTCATTTTCGGAGGTGGCAGAAACCTCGACCCAGATACTGAGGCCAGTACTGAGTTTGAGGTAAATCAGCGTATTTTTGATTTACTCAAGCGTCAGTTAGAAGTAATGATCATGCCAGGCCATGAAATACATATTGAACATTCCTGGGTTGGCATTATGGGGTTTGGAAGCACTAAGAAGCCTGTGATCCAAAAAGTTTCCGACCGTATTTTTGCTGGTATTCGTCTGGGAGGCATGGGGGTTGCTATCGGCAGCCGGATTGGCGAACGCCTCATGAAAATGATGATTAAGCCTAAAGTTTGATTTTTTCCTTAAATTACTCGCTGTTTTAAAGAAATTTTCGACTACTGTATATGGATAAAGTCCAACGAAGGCCTGCAATTTGGGAGGCACTTATTCCTGTTATCTTCCTTATTGTTGCCCTCTTCTTTAATGTATTTTACATTTTTGGTGATGCGGCGCTGGACGGAAGTAATCAAATCGTACTCCTTCTGGCTGCCTTTGTGGCAGTAATCATCGGGCTTCGTACCGGCATGTCCTGGGACGACCTGCAAGACGGTATGGTAAAAAGTATCAGTGCTGCCATGCCCAGCATTTTTATTCTGCTTATGATCGGTGCCCTGGCGGGTACATGGCTCATAAGCGGTATAGTCCCGGCCATGATCTATTATGGGCTCGATATTCTTAATCCCACTATCTTTCTCTTTGCCGCCTGTATAGTCAGCGCCATTGTGTCTGTGGCTACAGGCAGTAGCTGGTCTACAATAGCCACCATCGGTATTGCGCTGCTGGGCATTGGCGATGCGCTTGGCCTGAGCAAGGCAGTGGTAGCAGGTGCCATTATTAGCGGCGCCTACTTTGGTGATAAAATGAGCCCCCTTAGCGATACCACCAACCTGGCACCAGCCATGGCTGGTACCGATCTCTTTACCCATATAAAATACATGGCCTACACCACAGTGCCCAGTATCGTCATTACCCTGCTCATCTTTCTTGGTATAGGAATATATCAGGGCGGTGATGGCCAGATAGCCGATACCGAGGCAGTACAGGCGGCCATAGGGCAGGCGTTTAACATTAATGGCTGGCTATTCATTGTTCCAGCATTAGTAATCTTCCTGATAGTAAAAAAGGTGCCGGCCTTTCCGGCCCTCCTGATCGGAACGCTGCTCGGAGGCCTTTGCGCCATTATCTTTCAGCCCCAGATCATTACCGGGCTTGGTGGCAGTACATTCAACCGCGAGATAGTCTTTGAGGCGGGTTCCGGATGGGAGTATTTCTTCAATTCCTTCAAAGCCGTTATGATGGCCATGTACGGAGATGTGACCGTAGCTACCGGCAATGCTGAAGTAGACGGACTACTTAGCACCGGGGGTATGGCCGGTATGCTTTGGACCATATGGCTTATTATCTGTGCCATGATCTTTGGAGGGGTAATGGAAAAAGCCGGCCTGCTGCAGCGCATTACTGATCCGATTATCCAAATGGCCCGCTCAAGCGGCTCCCTCATTCTCTCTACCACAGTAAGCTGTATATTCTTCAACGTAACTGCCTCTGATCAGTACTTGGCTATTGTAGTGCCCGGCCGTATGTTTGCCGGCCCCTATCGTGAGCGCGGGCTTAAGCCTAAAGTACTTTCGCGTACACTGGAAGATAGCGGTACAGTTACCTCTGTGCTAGTACCATGGAATACCTGCGGAGCCACACAGGCAGGCATACTCGGTGTGGCCACCGGTACCTACGCCCCCTATTGCTTCTTTAACATTATAAGTCCCTTCATGACCGTTCTATTCGGTTATGCCAATATCAAAATAGCCCGGTACAAGGATGGTGAGGCAGAAAGGAAGAAGGAACTCGTCTGATGTCCCTCTTTCCAAAGCATATCACCAAAGATCAGGTAAACCGCCTTCCATTAGAACGTTATGAGGGTAAACTGGCCGTTATAAGCCGGTCAGACAAGCTTGCTGATGCTGTACAGCGTATACGCAGTGAAAAGGCCGTAGGCTTTGACACTGAAACCAAGCCCACTTTCCGCAAAGGGCAATATCATCATGTATCACTGCTGCAGATAGCCGTACCCGGCATGGTTTATCTCTTTCGGCTAAATTACCTCGGCATGGCCCCTGAGTTGCGAGAGATTTTTGAGGACCCCCGCATCACAAAGGTTGGCATAGGCATACGTGATGATTTACTGGAAATGCAGAGGCTGGGGCACTTTGAGCCTCAGAACATCCTCGACCTCAATGATGAGGTGAAACACCTGGGGGTGAAAAATGCAGGCGTAAGAAACCTTAGTGCCATTTTTCTTGAATTCAGAATATCCAAGAGCCAGCAAACTAGCAACTGGGAACGTGATGAACTTACAGAGAAGCAGTTACGCTACGCAGCTACCGATGCCTGGGTGTGTCTTCAGATCTATAACCGGCTGCAGGACTGGGGCTATCTCGACGAATAATTAAAATATAGGTACGAAAAGCTTACCTGAAACCTGTTTGTTATCGTTATAACCTTATCTTATTACAGGTATATGGTGAGGATATGGTGGATAGGTTAAGATACAGCTTTCCGGTTCAGTTGTTAGTAAACAACCTTAAGAAGAATGTACTTCTGGTACTTACCTGGGTGCTTATTACCTATGTGATAGCTGGTCACTTTGGCAAGACACTAGGCATTCCCTACCTGTTTCTGGATCCCGAATACCTCGATTCAGTTGATTTTACCAGTTTTTTTATTGTTGGCTTTACCCTGGGAGGCTTCACAATGGCCTACCACATCACCTGCTATATACTGGACGGTGCCAAATACCCCTTTCTTGGCCTGCTTAAGCGGCCATTCATGCACTTCACCATCAATAACAGTACCATTCCCTTTATATTTCTGGTGATATACATCATCCAGATTTTTGTATACCAACTAGACTATGAGTTTAATACCTTCTGGGACATTCTGCTGAAGGTCAGCGGCATGCTCGCAGGCTATTTTCTTATGGTTTCCATCCTCTTCGTTTACTTCTGGCTTACCAATAAAGACGTGATCAGCACCAATAAGATGGCCAGACAGGTAGATAAAAAACTTAGAAAATCGAAGATCAGCCGGGCTGCCATAATGAGAAGGTGGCGGAGCATCAATAAAAAAAGAATAAAAGTACGATACTTCCTCCGCCTGGATATGAGGTTACAGCCCGTGCCTGATCCGGAGGTAGCAGTAAGCAGGGAAGACATCCTTAACATATTCAGCCAGCATCACCTTAACTCAATCATTATTGAGATGCTCATTTTCGGGGTTATTATGGGCCTTAGCTTCTTTGCCGACTCACAATACATGCAGATTCCCGCTGCAGCAAGCACCATACTCTTTGCCACCCTTATCATCATGTTTGTAGGTGCTATTAGTTTTTGGGTAAGGGGCTGGGCGCTCACTATTTTCTTTGTTCTCCTCATAGGGCTCAATATGATTTCCGCCCTCAGGCATGAGCAATGGATCCACCAGGCCTTTGGCCTGGACTATGATACCGAAAGAGCAGACTACCTGGCCGCTTTGGACGCAACCAGGCAGGGCAGCCCCATCGTGGAAGAAGATCGCTTGCATACCCTTGAGATGCTCGATAACTGGCGCAAAAAATTTGACTCACCACCTCCTGCTATATTCATATGTAGCAGTGGGGGAGGACAGCGCGCCGCATTATGGACCTTAAGAGCCCTGCAGGTGGCAGACAGTGCCACTGAGGGCAGCCTGTTAAGGCACACAATACTTATGACAGGAGCCTCAGGTGGCCTCGTAGGAGGAGCCTACTATCGTGAACTGGCCCTTAGGAAAATACAGGGACAAATACCCACTACAAACAGTCGCGAGTATACTACAGCCATCAGTTCAGACATGCTCAACCCTGTCATTTTTAGCTTACTGATAAATGAGCCGCTGGTACGCTGGCAAAGTTTTGAATACCAGGGCCGGGAATACCCCAAGGACAGAGGCTACAGTTTTGAGCGAAAGTTAAACCGGAACACCCGTGGCCTAATGGATAAATCACTGGAGGATTACCGGCAGGCAGAATACGATGCGCTGATCCCTATGCTGCTGATGACGCCCACTATAATCAATGATGGACGTAAACTTTATATATCCTCCCAGAAGGTGAGCTACATGGGCGCTACCACGCCAGAGTACGTATTGGAGTCCGCAGAGCCGAAAGGAGTGGATTTCAGAAGACTATTCGAAGCCCAGCAGGCAGGGGACATGAGTTTTCTTACAGCCCTGAGGCTTTCCGCTACCTTCCCTTATGTATCACCCAACGCAAGCCTTCCATCTGAGCCCCGGCTGGAAGTGATGGACGCCGGGGTTACAGACAACTTTGGCATCACAGACGCCGTGCGTTTTATCTACACCTTCAGGCACTGGCTTAGTGAGAACACATCGGGAGTTATTATCCTGTCAGTTAGAGATACTCCTAAAAAAGGCCCTGTGAGCCGCGGAGAGGAAGTGGATATGTTTGATAAGATCTTCACGCCTCTGGCCAACCTGTACAAGAACTTTGACAATATCCAGGATCTCAATAATGACACGAATATTGAGTATGCCGGGAGTTGGATGGACGTACCTGTACAGATGCTCACACTGGAGTATTCCCCCCTTTCATTCTATCTGGATCAGCACCCTGAACTTAGTAAAGCGCAAACAGGCCTGCTGGACGTACCTATGGAGCGGGCCTCACTTAGCTGGAGGCTGACTGGTAAAGAGAAGGAGAATATCCTTCAGAATATCAGGAAAAAAGGAAATCAGCGTACCTTGCAAGAGCTTGTCAGGCGGCTAAGTACGGATCGCTCCGTTAATCCTGTGGTTAGAAGTCAGAAGTGATGCTTTACCAATACCTTTCCTGATCACAGGCTATACTCTCCCCCTTGTCCTTCTCATACTTGTTAATCCTGAGCTATAATAGTTCAGGACAGGCATAGATAAGCCGGTTTGTGCCAGGATTGTTTCACCAGATCATTCCCGAATTAGTATGCCATTATTAGTTGCTGACAGAGTAATGGCTACCCGTTTACTGCTTTGATATAATAAGAAAAGCCCGCCCCAGAAGGGCAGGCTTTACGTTCTACTTCTCTTTTGTGATGTTATTTTACAGATTCCGTTGTGATCACTCGCTGAATAGTGGCCAGCGATACGGGCTCATTGGTCTTTCTATCTTTCAGCACGAACAGAAGCACACTCACCAGGCTCCCTGCACCACCGGTGTTAAGCATGGCTTCAAAGGTAACAGAACCTTTATCAAGTGCCTCTTTAATATGCGTTGTACGTACCAGCTCACTGTCCTGCTTGGCAAAGAATGCGCTGAATTCTCCTACTTCTTTCTTACCCATCAGTTTCTTTGCTGCAGCATTTATGAAGTCGATCTTACCGTCCATATCCATGAGCGCAATAAAGTCAGTGCTGTTTTCTACCAGGTCTACAAACTTATCCTGTTCGGCTTTCTGAGATTCCAGCGACTGTTGGATCGCTCTCATCTCTTCCTGTGCCTGGGTCATGTTTTTGACAGTGTCCACCATCATTTTTTCCTGTGCCTGGAGCTGGTCCATATGCAGGTCCATTTCCTCCTGGTAGCGCTTTTGCTCACGTATATCACGCTGTAGTGATGCGATAGCTACAGGTTCCTGGCTATCAGGATCCCTCAGTACAAATACAGTAGCCTCTACATCAATTTTTTCGCCTGTTTCCTGGTGCGTGAGGGTGCTTTCGTAGCGCATGAATCCATCCTTTATCACCGTAGGCATAATGTCTGACATGACCAGGTCAAATTCCTCTTTGGAGAAGAATGCAGACATATGTACTTCATTAATATTCGTGCCTTCCTTCATGCCGATTAGCTCATGGCCTGCCTTGTTCAGGAATACCATGTCCCCTTCCATAGTAGCAATGCCCACAAAATCACGGCTGTTTTCCACCAGGCTCACAAACTTGTCCTGCTCGCCTTTCTGATGCTGCAGTTCCCGGTATACCTTCTCCATTTCCTCCTGCGTGGCCTGCATCTCCTCCATGTTCTGGCGGAGTTCTTCTTCCTGGGCAGCCATTTCTTCCAGGTGCTCCTTCAACTGCTCTTCCTGCGCCTTATGCTGGCTCATGTCGCGCTGCACGGCCGCTATGGCATAGATGTCTCCGCTTTCTTTTTTCAGAGGGAACAGAGCCGTCTCTACAGGTATGTGTGTGTTATTGGCTTTATTATGAAGGATGGATTCAAACTGTACAGACTCACCTTCCAGTACTTTTTTCAGGTGTATGTCATTAAAGGCAGGTATCTCATCCATGTGGAAGAAGGAGGCCAGCCCTGCGTCTTTTACTTCTTCTGCAGAGGTAGCGCCTACCATTTCGCGTCCTGCCTTATTTATAAACAGGCACCTGGCTTCAGGATTTGCGATTGCAATGAAGTCCTGGCTGTTTTCAATAAGGGTCACGAATTTATCCTGCTCCAGCTTCTGAGACTGAAGTTCTTCCTGGAAGATTTGCATCTCTTCCTGTACAGAGCGCATCTCCCGCATG
It contains:
- a CDS encoding DUF962 domain-containing protein, yielding MRKIDQLLSEYGESHRNETNKLIHWICVPLIFFSIVGLVWSIPSTLLSEAFPWAGAFANWATVILLLVLVYYLTLSPPLFFGMVVWSAICLYGVFLLDQVALAPLWAICLTIFFLAWVGQFYGHKVEGKKPSFLKDLQFLLIGPAWLMHFIFKKLSLPY
- the nhaC gene encoding Na+/H+ antiporter NhaC, whose translation is MDKVQRRPAIWEALIPVIFLIVALFFNVFYIFGDAALDGSNQIVLLLAAFVAVIIGLRTGMSWDDLQDGMVKSISAAMPSIFILLMIGALAGTWLISGIVPAMIYYGLDILNPTIFLFAACIVSAIVSVATGSSWSTIATIGIALLGIGDALGLSKAVVAGAIISGAYFGDKMSPLSDTTNLAPAMAGTDLFTHIKYMAYTTVPSIVITLLIFLGIGIYQGGDGQIADTEAVQAAIGQAFNINGWLFIVPALVIFLIVKKVPAFPALLIGTLLGGLCAIIFQPQIITGLGGSTFNREIVFEAGSGWEYFFNSFKAVMMAMYGDVTVATGNAEVDGLLSTGGMAGMLWTIWLIICAMIFGGVMEKAGLLQRITDPIIQMARSSGSLILSTTVSCIFFNVTASDQYLAIVVPGRMFAGPYRERGLKPKVLSRTLEDSGTVTSVLVPWNTCGATQAGILGVATGTYAPYCFFNIISPFMTVLFGYANIKIARYKDGEAERKKELV
- a CDS encoding NAD(P)/FAD-dependent oxidoreductase, whose translation is MLSFWEKQSFVEYDYVIIGGGITGLSTAISIKENAPKARVVVLERGIFPSGASTKNAGFACFGSITELLNDLNTLGPEETKELVTERWEGLKKLRNRLGEKEIGYKAQNGYELIREAEEYALGKIDEVNDLLMPLFYQEVFTDKPKLRKNFGFSKDHVLTVVENSFEGQIDTGKMMRRLIGYACELGVLLLTGAEVQSLEEHAGHVEVIVKNTPTKDDVRIKADKVALCTNAFSKKFLPDIEVAPGRGLVLVTKPFKNLKFKGVFHYDEGYYYFRDYKDRVIFGGGRNLDPDTEASTEFEVNQRIFDLLKRQLEVMIMPGHEIHIEHSWVGIMGFGSTKKPVIQKVSDRIFAGIRLGGMGVAIGSRIGERLMKMMIKPKV
- a CDS encoding DUF4442 domain-containing protein gives rise to the protein MMNPEKLMEKAESSGFWLRIMNLALDRMIPFNKPHGFKIREIGSNHVVSFIPYRKRNLNHIRGLHACALATLTEFTTGILMIRHLPASRYRLIMKTLEMDYHYQGKTDAVARFELSDDWIQEKIVEPLKGHDAVVVTCEVHIHDKTGNQLTTGKVHWQVKEWSKVRTKVKSA
- a CDS encoding patatin-like phospholipase family protein, which produces MVDRLRYSFPVQLLVNNLKKNVLLVLTWVLITYVIAGHFGKTLGIPYLFLDPEYLDSVDFTSFFIVGFTLGGFTMAYHITCYILDGAKYPFLGLLKRPFMHFTINNSTIPFIFLVIYIIQIFVYQLDYEFNTFWDILLKVSGMLAGYFLMVSILFVYFWLTNKDVISTNKMARQVDKKLRKSKISRAAIMRRWRSINKKRIKVRYFLRLDMRLQPVPDPEVAVSREDILNIFSQHHLNSIIIEMLIFGVIMGLSFFADSQYMQIPAAASTILFATLIIMFVGAISFWVRGWALTIFFVLLIGLNMISALRHEQWIHQAFGLDYDTERADYLAALDATRQGSPIVEEDRLHTLEMLDNWRKKFDSPPPAIFICSSGGGQRAALWTLRALQVADSATEGSLLRHTILMTGASGGLVGGAYYRELALRKIQGQIPTTNSREYTTAISSDMLNPVIFSLLINEPLVRWQSFEYQGREYPKDRGYSFERKLNRNTRGLMDKSLEDYRQAEYDALIPMLLMTPTIINDGRKLYISSQKVSYMGATTPEYVLESAEPKGVDFRRLFEAQQAGDMSFLTALRLSATFPYVSPNASLPSEPRLEVMDAGVTDNFGITDAVRFIYTFRHWLSENTSGVIILSVRDTPKKGPVSRGEEVDMFDKIFTPLANLYKNFDNIQDLNNDTNIEYAGSWMDVPVQMLTLEYSPLSFYLDQHPELSKAQTGLLDVPMERASLSWRLTGKEKENILQNIRKKGNQRTLQELVRRLSTDRSVNPVVRSQK
- a CDS encoding 3'-5' exonuclease; this translates as MSLFPKHITKDQVNRLPLERYEGKLAVISRSDKLADAVQRIRSEKAVGFDTETKPTFRKGQYHHVSLLQIAVPGMVYLFRLNYLGMAPELREIFEDPRITKVGIGIRDDLLEMQRLGHFEPQNILDLNDEVKHLGVKNAGVRNLSAIFLEFRISKSQQTSNWERDELTEKQLRYAATDAWVCLQIYNRLQDWGYLDE